The Geoglobus acetivorans genome window below encodes:
- a CDS encoding alpha/beta fold hydrolase yields the protein MIFGFFDSDGLKLRYFESGVGEPLILVHGLGGCIEAWTAQLEDFAREFRVIALDLRGFGMSDVPERISIEDFADDIHHLMDHLGIERATILGHSMGGIVCMEFYRKYPERVKSLILANTFHKLPEQVRKEFEQRLKILEASPDMTQIARFISEISLYQKREELRELVETIIRKNNKDAYTAATSELAKADYESLLPNIRVPVLVITAEHDVTTPPAFGEAIARLVPGSTARRISNAAHLAMLENPDEFNSAVIEFLKNVHGQR from the coding sequence ATGATATTTGGGTTCTTCGACTCGGATGGGCTCAAACTGAGATACTTTGAATCTGGAGTAGGTGAGCCACTGATTCTCGTTCATGGTCTCGGAGGATGCATCGAGGCCTGGACTGCTCAGCTCGAGGATTTCGCCAGAGAATTCAGAGTCATCGCACTCGACCTCAGGGGTTTCGGGATGTCTGACGTGCCGGAGAGGATTTCAATCGAGGATTTTGCAGACGATATTCACCACCTGATGGACCACCTCGGCATTGAGAGGGCCACAATTCTCGGTCATTCAATGGGGGGCATAGTGTGCATGGAATTCTACAGGAAGTATCCAGAGAGGGTGAAATCGCTCATCCTCGCAAACACATTCCACAAACTCCCTGAACAGGTGAGAAAGGAGTTTGAGCAGAGGCTGAAAATCCTCGAAGCAAGCCCGGACATGACCCAGATTGCCAGATTCATATCCGAAATATCGCTCTACCAGAAAAGAGAAGAGCTTAGAGAGCTCGTTGAGACAATCATAAGGAAAAACAACAAGGATGCATACACCGCCGCAACATCAGAGCTTGCGAAGGCAGATTATGAAAGCCTGCTGCCCAACATACGCGTTCCGGTGCTTGTAATAACAGCAGAGCATGACGTTACAACACCACCTGCATTCGGCGAGGCAATAGCCAGACTTGTACCTGGCTCGACTGCAAGAAGGATAAGCAATGCCGCTCATCTCGCAATGCTGGAAAATCCTGATGAGTTCAACAGCGCTGTGATTGAATTCCTGAAAAATGTTCATGGACAGCGGTGA
- the mtnP gene encoding S-methyl-5'-thioadenosine phosphorylase has product MNAEIAIIGGTGVYDSDAFENVQEVEIETPFGKPSDKILIGDFEGRKVAFLPRHGRGHVYSPTNLPYRANIYALKKLGVSRIISIAAVGSLKKEVKPLDIVIPDQIFDRTKHRKDTFFEDVVVHVGMAEPFCSEMRDVAIRTLDELGLSYHPNGTYVCIEGPQFSTKAESNVYRQLGFDIIGMTALPEAKLAREAEMCYLTIATVTDYDVWKDEPVDVKTVLENAAKNEENVKKILRKLIPAIPDRRECECGDALKFAITTSPDKITDEAKEKLGIFLDKYL; this is encoded by the coding sequence ATGAATGCCGAGATCGCCATAATCGGTGGTACTGGAGTGTATGACAGCGATGCGTTCGAAAATGTTCAGGAGGTCGAGATTGAAACTCCATTTGGAAAACCATCGGATAAGATCCTGATCGGAGATTTCGAAGGCAGGAAAGTTGCTTTTCTTCCAAGGCACGGAAGGGGACACGTTTATTCTCCCACCAACCTGCCATACAGGGCCAACATCTACGCCCTCAAAAAGCTGGGCGTCAGCAGGATCATAAGCATCGCAGCAGTGGGCTCGCTGAAAAAAGAGGTAAAGCCGCTTGACATAGTGATTCCAGATCAGATTTTCGACAGAACGAAGCACAGAAAGGACACCTTTTTTGAGGATGTTGTTGTGCATGTTGGCATGGCTGAACCGTTCTGCAGTGAGATGCGGGATGTGGCGATAAGAACTCTTGATGAACTCGGGCTTTCGTACCATCCAAACGGAACCTATGTATGCATTGAAGGTCCTCAGTTTTCCACCAAGGCTGAATCGAACGTTTACAGGCAGCTTGGTTTTGATATCATTGGCATGACTGCTCTGCCAGAGGCTAAGCTTGCGAGGGAGGCTGAGATGTGCTATCTGACAATAGCGACGGTCACAGACTACGACGTCTGGAAAGATGAGCCGGTTGATGTCAAAACTGTACTGGAGAATGCTGCAAAGAATGAAGAAAACGTGAAAAAAATCCTCAGAAAGCTCATACCGGCCATTCCTGACAGGAGAGAATGCGAGTGCGGAGATGCTCTGAAATTTGCGATAACCACGAGTCCCGATAAAATTACGGATGAGGCGAAAGAAAAATTAGGAATTTTCCTGGACAAATACCTCTAA
- a CDS encoding phosphoribosyltransferase family protein, with translation MDAFPDKFKCVVTNWEYMDGLCRRVAEQIREDGFEPEIIVALARGGWFAGRVLCDLLGLDDLTSLKIEHYVGTAKQSGEVKIKYPLPEDSVKGKKVLIVDDIADTGKSLMRAKEHVEENGASEVKTATLQLLYTSRFTPDYFGEYMEEWAWVIFPWNFVEDMIELTTRLLARDRDKLWGEWDIKWGLHEYHQIDPIYLEIAQPRRFFEVMDEMERRGIVERVVKDDKTFWRLKE, from the coding sequence GTGGATGCTTTTCCTGATAAGTTCAAATGCGTTGTGACAAACTGGGAATACATGGACGGGCTCTGCAGGAGGGTGGCAGAGCAGATAAGAGAGGATGGTTTTGAACCAGAAATCATTGTTGCGCTCGCAAGGGGTGGATGGTTTGCAGGCAGAGTTCTGTGCGATTTGCTCGGCCTTGATGACCTGACAAGCCTGAAAATTGAGCATTATGTCGGCACTGCAAAGCAGAGTGGAGAGGTGAAGATAAAGTACCCTCTGCCTGAGGACAGCGTTAAGGGCAAGAAGGTGCTGATAGTTGATGACATAGCCGACACAGGAAAGAGCCTTATGAGGGCCAAGGAGCACGTCGAGGAGAACGGAGCAAGTGAGGTCAAGACCGCAACCCTTCAGCTCCTCTACACGTCCCGCTTCACCCCCGACTACTTCGGCGAGTACATGGAGGAGTGGGCGTGGGTTATCTTCCCCTGGAACTTCGTCGAGGATATGATTGAGCTCACGACAAGACTGCTCGCAAGGGATAGGGATAAGCTCTGGGGAGAATGGGATATAAAATGGGGCCTGCACGAGTACCATCAGATTGATCCGATTTATCTTGAAATTGCCCAGCCCAGAAGATTCTTTGAGGTCATGGATGAAATGGAGAGACGGGGAATTGTCGAGAGGGTGGTTAAGGACGACAAGACCTTCTGGAGGCTGAAAGAATGA